The following are encoded in a window of Primulina eburnea isolate SZY01 chromosome 4, ASM2296580v1, whole genome shotgun sequence genomic DNA:
- the LOC140830405 gene encoding aluminum-activated malate transporter 12-like — translation MKGIVKGENKNVFRSFVSSFLEEMKTKRVIHSIKVALALVLVSLLYLLNPLFKQVGENAMWAIMTVVVVFEFYTGATLGKGINRGIGTVLGGGLGCLAAILADEIGGIGNHVTVGLSIFIFGAGATYCRTIPRIKRRYDYGAMIFILTFNLVVVSGIRAEKVVELARDRLATIGMGFAICMFISLFIFPIWASDELHYSMASRFSKLSTSIQGCLDEYFTITSEKENKQEIGGAYIQACKAVLNSKSNDEALANFAKWEPWHGKFGLNYPWTKYLEIGEYLRDLGVLVLSLQQCIQSPKQPTSMQRQKMKEPCEILMISIVFILKELGESTKKMDRCQAKNLLSPNLQSLKLQFTPQYPSSKIDGTLTSDENLAIASFNFLLMQIVERVEILAKKVEELGELADFSSTKFECKCIEKFIPRDGNTRQPPVAAVLATKRSRSCVRP, via the exons atgaagggCATTGTAAAGGGAGAAAACAAGAATGTATTTCGGTCATTTGTTTCCTCATTTCTTGAGGAAATGAAAACTAAAAGAGTTATCCATAGCATAAAAGTTGCCTTGGCATTGGTTTTGGTTTCCCTTTTGTATTTGCTTAATCCTCTATTCAAGCAAGTGGGAGAAAATGCTATGTGGGCTATTATGACGGTGGTTGTCGTCTTCGAATTTTACACgg GCGCTACGTTAGGCAAAGGGATTAATCGTGGGATTGGAACTGTATTAGGTGGTGGATTGGGCTGTTTGGCTGCTATCTTGGCTGATGAAATTGGAGGGATTGGCAATCATGTCACTGTCGGCCTTTCTATTTTTATCTTTG GGGCTGGTGCTACATATTGTAGAACAATCCCAAGAATCAAGAGAAGATATGACTACGGAGCCATGATTTTCATCCTCACTTTCAACTTGGTGGTGGTTTCCGGGATCCGGGCGGAGAAGGTGGTGGAGCTGGCCCGTGATCGACTGGCTACGATCGGCATGGGTTTCGCTATATGCATGTTCATCAGTTTGTTTATATTTCCCATCTGGGCGAGTGATGAATTACATTACTCCATGGCGTCGAGGTTTAGCAAACTTTCAACAAGTATCCAAG GATGTTTGGATGAATATTTCACAATTACAAGTGAGAaggaaaataaacaagaaatcgGCGGTGCTTACATCCAAGCTTGCAAGGCAGTTTTGAACTCCAAGTCCAACGATGAAGCATTG GCAAATTTTGCCAAATGGGAGCCTTGGCATGGGAAATTTGGATTAAATTATCCATGGACTAAATACTTGGAAATCGGAGAGTATCTAAGAGATCTCGGTGTTCTGGTTCTCTCtttgcaacaatgtattcaatCCCCCAAGCAG CCAACATCAATGCAAAGGCAAAAAATGAAGGAACCTTGTGAAATTTTGATGATATCAATCGTATTTATATTGAAAGAACTTGGAGAAAGCACGAAGAAAATGGATCGGTGCCAAGCCAAGAATCTACTATCTCCGAATCTGCAATCTCTGAAACTACAATTTACCCCACAATATCCCTCTTCCAAGATTGATGGAACCCTTACTTCAGATGAAAATCTTGCTATTGCCAGCTTCAATTTCTTGTTGATGCAAATTGTCGAAAGGGTCGAAATATTAGCCAAAAAAGTGGAAGAACTTGGAGAGTTGGCAGATTTTTCGAGCACCAAATTCGAATGCAAA TGCATAGAGAAGTTCATTCCAAGAGACGGGAACACCAGGCAGCCACCAGTGGCTGCAGTCTTGGCGACGAAGAGGAGCCGGTCCTGCGTTAGACCctaa